In a single window of the Natronosalvus caseinilyticus genome:
- a CDS encoding Rieske (2Fe-2S) protein has product MAGRTELTTLETVQESRSWLFTVRDRYGEAEEAILVPCEDGVEGWINRCMHEPQRLDVGRGVAMRDEEIICPRHGSMYDACSGACDNGEAAGTRLVGVDVSVEDGRVYLTDSIYHFDHEGGLEDGGDGGEDGTEDDGGSEGPSSTSHISF; this is encoded by the coding sequence ATGGCAGGCCGGACGGAACTCACGACGCTCGAGACGGTCCAGGAATCCCGGTCGTGGCTGTTCACGGTTCGCGACCGCTACGGCGAGGCTGAGGAGGCAATCCTCGTCCCCTGTGAGGACGGCGTCGAGGGGTGGATCAACCGCTGTATGCACGAACCGCAGCGACTCGACGTCGGCCGCGGCGTCGCGATGCGCGACGAGGAGATTATCTGTCCGCGACACGGCTCGATGTACGACGCCTGTTCGGGGGCGTGCGACAACGGCGAAGCCGCCGGGACGCGACTCGTCGGCGTCGACGTGAGCGTCGAGGACGGTCGGGTCTACCTGACGGATTCGATATATCACTTCGACCACGAGGGTGGCCTCGAGGACGGCGGAGACGGGGGCGAAGACGGGACCGAAGACGACGGTGGTAGTGAAGGGCCGTCGTCGACCTCGCACATCTCCTTTTGA
- a CDS encoding CBS domain-containing protein codes for MDDIFVARLMSTDLVTVAPDTLVEDAGQTMLENGISSLVVVDDDGRLEGILTTTDFVTIVAESFPKAETIVERYMTTSVVTVSPQQPITEVANVMLEHGVHHLPVVDEAEGVVGIVTTTDLAGYLTTMRASV; via the coding sequence ATGGACGACATTTTCGTTGCCAGGTTGATGAGTACGGATCTCGTAACGGTCGCACCCGACACCCTCGTCGAGGACGCCGGCCAGACGATGCTCGAGAACGGCATCAGCTCGCTCGTCGTCGTCGACGACGACGGGCGCCTCGAGGGGATCCTGACGACGACGGACTTCGTCACCATCGTCGCCGAGAGTTTCCCAAAAGCGGAGACGATCGTCGAGCGCTACATGACGACCAGCGTCGTGACCGTCTCGCCCCAACAACCGATCACCGAGGTGGCGAACGTGATGCTCGAACATGGGGTCCACCACCTGCCGGTCGTCGACGAGGCCGAGGGCGTCGTCGGCATCGTCACGACGACCGACCTGGCGGGGTACCTGACGACGATGCGAGCGTCGGTGTAG
- a CDS encoding ATP-dependent DNA helicase: MDDHRLSRSTPGLAPKGNQPAVIASEAACTSVDAGAGTGKTTTMLARIERALENGDVDPSDVLVVTFANEAAASIRASIAERLEPSVAAAIEVHTYHSFCYRLVREYAYYLGISPSFEVVTERKRRRLLNRLLAEYEYDFAAVDVAPTKSATPSTLAGSVDHFVSVMSREEIDPDALIDALPDERTLDLLEELLLWLRGEATESLSFDNEAIRYFNRDEHITKIREALVEYGTLLTFCREKIAEGPAAFRDDPVVREVDAYLRTLQACVTRTREAMSLDDPSTKHLPPVLFGNELWRDGAKTIEQTPFGRLEHYVAVLRQAGHYAEIYADYRTRLETDGAVDFDELVRTATRLLEDEAVTEEIAQRWSHVYCDEFQDTDATQWKLVTELTHGPDRPDLLAIGDTDQAIYGWRGTDPRGLDRLGANYDDHESVELELNFRSKQEILDLTNHCSYGTQPSKTLREHGRTRGSYDEASPPHRVLKVESDELESTIPEQVGTAISRLLNGDCGSVPERTLEDIAVIVRTNAQARNIAVELEQRQIPCERSGSATGSVSEGAQTVLSYLRVLVDHDADTHLRRVLLARYRVCEADISRLHRRNRRLYDALFEADLEAEPFDEPDRLERARADLEALATAKDASPIAPFLRRFRERTNLEWFLGPDDSQTFERIERFVDARTGTDVLESLSTRFVDALEAVLAGGSGDRQQGTTSADAVDVMTVHQAKGLEFDTVLAPYLSDEEWCVRRDYAYGARYRLLAATLDPAVDSPLCANLAAEPTAESWRVLHVALTRAENHLLVFGSNYDYEGGGGDLAASAADACLPSAIEWSVTGERMNLWSELVTAFDRVHETYPETVVDVTDSLAEPSTHTTGAVDYLGSDGRRMLETDEALDVVHRLGRQLRNRTLLPAADAAPSVPELDVPAGRRVGALDIAASRFATDAFSNSGRERFPEALEHSYSALATHDQCPRRHYLEYVVGAPDDPVPGDDGRQEIDSTPGDGRSGPESNPRLVGTVFHAVAEEAFYREYSSPEEWRQAATRRLTARGQRGHEKAVHRCIDRYFDASEPDLEAPVHAWDELAAELSFAVDDVPGVDGSVVGYVDTVRRAPNGRLVVLDYKATSERIDPEAALQLTLYARACERRLGEPVDAVGYVYVGPVEGPRVVLHSRSTTPDWEAVRRGLEALDRPTYAETTPGSHCRNCPHQSLGCAPSLDET; the protein is encoded by the coding sequence ATGGATGACCATCGGCTCTCGAGGTCGACGCCGGGCCTAGCCCCGAAAGGGAACCAACCCGCCGTCATCGCGAGTGAGGCCGCGTGCACGTCCGTCGACGCTGGCGCCGGAACCGGGAAGACGACCACGATGCTGGCACGGATCGAACGGGCGCTCGAGAACGGCGACGTCGACCCCTCAGACGTGCTCGTCGTGACGTTTGCGAACGAGGCGGCCGCGAGCATTCGAGCGTCCATCGCCGAGCGACTCGAGCCGTCCGTCGCTGCGGCGATCGAGGTCCACACGTATCACTCGTTTTGCTACCGGCTGGTTCGAGAGTACGCCTACTATCTCGGGATCTCCCCGTCGTTCGAAGTCGTCACCGAGCGGAAGCGACGGCGGCTCCTCAACCGGCTCCTCGCCGAGTACGAGTACGACTTCGCGGCCGTCGACGTGGCGCCGACGAAATCGGCCACGCCGTCGACGCTTGCCGGATCGGTCGACCACTTCGTCTCGGTGATGAGTCGTGAGGAGATCGATCCGGATGCTCTGATCGACGCCCTGCCCGACGAGCGGACGCTCGACCTCCTCGAGGAACTGCTCCTGTGGCTTCGCGGCGAGGCGACGGAATCGCTGTCGTTCGACAACGAAGCGATTCGGTACTTCAACCGGGACGAACACATCACAAAAATTCGCGAGGCCCTCGTCGAGTACGGCACACTGTTGACGTTTTGTCGAGAGAAAATCGCCGAAGGGCCAGCGGCGTTTCGCGACGATCCGGTGGTGCGAGAGGTCGACGCCTACCTCCGCACGCTTCAGGCGTGCGTGACGAGAACGCGAGAAGCGATGTCGCTCGACGACCCGTCGACGAAGCACCTGCCACCTGTCCTCTTCGGCAACGAACTCTGGCGGGACGGGGCGAAGACGATCGAACAGACGCCGTTCGGCCGACTCGAGCACTACGTGGCCGTGCTCCGACAGGCCGGCCACTACGCCGAGATCTACGCCGACTATCGGACGAGGCTCGAGACCGACGGCGCGGTCGACTTCGACGAACTCGTTCGGACGGCGACGCGCCTGCTCGAAGACGAGGCTGTCACCGAGGAAATCGCCCAGCGGTGGAGCCACGTCTACTGCGACGAGTTCCAGGACACCGACGCGACCCAGTGGAAACTCGTCACCGAACTGACGCACGGCCCGGATCGACCCGATCTCCTCGCCATCGGGGACACGGACCAGGCGATCTACGGCTGGCGCGGGACCGACCCCAGGGGCCTCGACCGCCTCGGTGCGAACTACGACGACCACGAGTCGGTCGAACTCGAGTTGAACTTTCGGTCGAAACAGGAGATTCTGGATCTGACGAACCACTGCTCGTACGGCACCCAGCCCTCGAAGACGCTCCGGGAACACGGGCGGACGCGGGGGTCGTACGACGAGGCGAGCCCGCCCCACCGGGTGCTGAAAGTCGAGAGCGACGAACTCGAGTCGACGATACCCGAGCAGGTCGGGACGGCGATTTCACGACTCCTGAACGGCGACTGTGGATCCGTCCCGGAGCGAACGCTCGAAGACATCGCGGTCATCGTCCGGACGAACGCACAGGCGCGCAATATCGCTGTAGAACTCGAGCAACGCCAGATTCCCTGCGAGCGATCGGGCTCGGCGACAGGGTCCGTGTCGGAGGGGGCCCAGACGGTCCTCTCGTACCTCCGGGTGCTGGTCGATCACGACGCCGACACGCACCTTCGCCGAGTGCTTCTCGCGCGGTATCGAGTGTGTGAAGCCGATATCTCCCGTCTCCACCGCCGCAACCGTCGGCTGTACGACGCGCTGTTCGAAGCCGACCTCGAGGCCGAACCCTTCGACGAACCGGATCGACTCGAGCGGGCGCGTGCCGATCTCGAGGCGCTCGCGACGGCGAAGGATGCCTCCCCGATAGCGCCGTTTCTCCGACGGTTCCGGGAGCGGACGAACCTCGAGTGGTTTCTGGGTCCCGACGACAGCCAGACGTTCGAGCGGATCGAACGGTTCGTCGACGCCAGGACCGGCACCGACGTTCTCGAGTCGCTCTCGACCCGGTTCGTCGACGCGCTCGAGGCGGTGCTCGCGGGCGGCTCGGGCGACCGCCAGCAGGGAACCACGTCCGCGGACGCCGTCGACGTCATGACGGTACACCAAGCCAAGGGCCTCGAGTTCGACACGGTCCTCGCGCCGTACCTCTCGGACGAGGAGTGGTGCGTTCGGCGAGACTACGCCTACGGGGCCCGGTATCGCCTGCTCGCCGCGACGCTCGACCCGGCCGTCGACTCGCCGCTGTGTGCGAATCTCGCCGCGGAGCCGACGGCCGAATCCTGGCGCGTTCTCCACGTCGCGCTCACCCGGGCGGAAAACCACCTGCTCGTCTTCGGCTCGAACTACGACTACGAGGGCGGGGGCGGCGACCTCGCCGCCTCCGCGGCCGACGCGTGTCTCCCCTCTGCGATCGAGTGGTCGGTTACCGGCGAGCGGATGAACCTCTGGTCGGAACTGGTGACGGCGTTCGACCGGGTGCATGAAACGTACCCCGAAACGGTCGTCGACGTCACCGACTCGCTCGCCGAACCGTCGACGCACACCACCGGCGCAGTGGATTACCTCGGTAGCGACGGCCGCCGGATGCTCGAGACGGACGAGGCCCTCGACGTCGTCCACCGGCTCGGGCGACAGCTTCGGAACCGAACGCTGTTACCGGCTGCGGACGCTGCCCCGTCGGTCCCCGAACTCGACGTGCCGGCGGGGCGACGGGTCGGAGCGCTGGATATAGCGGCGTCGCGATTCGCCACGGACGCGTTCTCGAATTCGGGACGCGAACGGTTCCCCGAAGCACTCGAGCACAGTTACAGTGCGCTGGCGACCCACGACCAGTGTCCGCGAAGGCACTACCTCGAGTACGTCGTGGGGGCGCCCGACGATCCAGTCCCGGGTGACGATGGGCGACAGGAGATTGACTCGACCCCGGGCGACGGTCGATCGGGCCCCGAGTCGAACCCGCGACTCGTCGGCACGGTCTTTCACGCCGTGGCCGAGGAAGCGTTCTACCGGGAGTACTCGAGCCCCGAGGAGTGGCGTCAGGCGGCCACCAGACGGCTCACGGCTCGCGGACAACGAGGACACGAGAAGGCAGTCCACCGGTGTATCGATCGGTACTTCGACGCCAGCGAACCCGACCTCGAGGCGCCGGTTCACGCGTGGGACGAACTGGCCGCCGAACTGTCGTTTGCGGTCGACGACGTGCCCGGCGTCGACGGGTCGGTCGTCGGGTACGTGGATACGGTCCGACGGGCACCCAACGGACGGCTCGTCGTCCTCGACTACAAGGCGACGAGCGAGCGAATCGACCCCGAAGCGGCCCTCCAGCTTACGCTCTACGCCCGCGCCTGTGAACGCCGGCTCGGTGAGCCCGTCGACGCCGTCGGCTACGTGTACGTCGGACCCGTCGAGGGACCTCGGGTCGTCCTTCACTCCCGGTCGACGACGCCCGACTGGGAGGCGGTTCGACGGGGACTCGAGGCGCTGGATAGACCGACCTACGCCGAGACGACGCCGGGATCGCACTGCCGGAACTGTCCGCATCAGTCGCTCGGGTGCGCTCCCTCGCTAGACGAGACGTAG
- a CDS encoding class I SAM-dependent methyltransferase, giving the protein MDVPCVRVRPEHGETVRSRLADADLIADEFEITVEDGWLYVPVAVQGGYSSETDDEGETDGESGRPVDALLSDLEDLEDLEVDYALVNHDVPARDTQTMPADLLGFEPSYERLGDTALLEEDDPERAREIADAIVASDLPLETVLNKASKIKGEARVRDWDVVAGEGTTVVHREYGCEFALDLASVYFSPRLATERHRVVEQASEGEHVFDMFAGVGPFVIPFARRGAECVGVDVNDVAIEYLRANADRNGVADRVTAIAADVREVAPDYEGWADRIVMNLPHSADAFLEFAVTVAGDDCVLHLYDIQHEDDPFGPGERAIREAAEPDYEVTVETRRVVRSYAPHELNVCLDVRLERR; this is encoded by the coding sequence ATGGACGTGCCGTGTGTCCGCGTTCGTCCCGAGCACGGCGAGACCGTTCGGAGTCGGCTCGCCGACGCGGACCTGATCGCCGACGAGTTCGAGATTACCGTCGAGGACGGCTGGCTCTACGTTCCCGTCGCGGTCCAGGGTGGGTACTCGAGCGAAACGGACGACGAGGGCGAAACGGACGGCGAAAGCGGACGCCCGGTAGACGCTCTGCTCTCGGATCTTGAGGATCTCGAGGATCTCGAGGTAGACTACGCGCTCGTCAACCACGACGTCCCCGCACGCGATACACAGACGATGCCCGCGGATCTCCTCGGCTTCGAACCCTCCTACGAACGACTGGGCGATACCGCGCTCCTCGAGGAGGACGACCCCGAACGGGCGCGGGAGATCGCCGACGCGATCGTCGCGTCCGACCTGCCGCTCGAGACGGTGCTGAACAAGGCTTCGAAGATCAAGGGCGAGGCCCGCGTGCGCGACTGGGACGTGGTCGCCGGTGAGGGGACGACCGTCGTTCACCGGGAGTACGGCTGTGAGTTCGCACTCGACCTCGCCTCGGTGTACTTCTCGCCGCGTCTCGCCACCGAGCGCCACCGGGTCGTCGAGCAGGCGAGCGAGGGCGAGCACGTCTTCGACATGTTCGCCGGCGTCGGCCCGTTCGTGATTCCATTCGCCAGACGTGGTGCCGAGTGTGTCGGCGTCGACGTCAACGACGTCGCGATCGAGTACCTCCGGGCAAACGCCGACCGAAACGGCGTCGCGGATCGGGTGACGGCAATCGCCGCGGACGTCCGTGAGGTCGCTCCCGACTACGAGGGCTGGGCCGACCGAATTGTGATGAACCTCCCCCACAGCGCGGACGCATTCCTCGAGTTCGCGGTGACGGTCGCGGGCGACGACTGCGTGCTCCACCTCTACGACATCCAGCACGAGGACGACCCCTTCGGACCGGGAGAGCGAGCGATCCGCGAGGCCGCCGAACCCGATTACGAGGTAACCGTCGAGACCCGGCGCGTCGTTCGATCCTACGCGCCTCACGAACTCAACGTCTGCCTGGATGTGCGCCTCGAGCGGCGGTGA